The DNA region GTGGATACGCATACTAAACAACTGAGTTTATTCGACTAATATTTGGACACTACTGCTCGAAAGATCGAAGATCTTAAGGGTACTGACTATCCATGAGGCCCGAGAGGTCCATGAAGTCTCTCGGCCAGCCGAATGGATACTCGAAAGATCGAAGATCTTAAGGGTACTGACTATCCATGAGGCCCGAGAGGTCCACGAAGTCTCTCGGCCAGCCGAATGGATACTCGAAAGATCCAAGATCTGAAGAGTACTAGCTACAGTCTGCAAAATCAGATTTTTTACGGCTTGGTCTCGATCCCTCCAGACCCTCCGCCTCCGGTTCCCGGAGGATTGCCGCCGCCCTGACCGGGCATGGGACGCCCGCCACCCGGTGCCTGACCGACACCTCCCTGCTGTCCCTGCTGAAGCAGACTGAACTCCCATTCGTTGTAATGTCTTCGACCGTTATATTCCCGGATGCTTTCATCTCTTGAGGTGGAAAAGACACCCACGATCGGGCCTGCGGGTGCCGCAGATCCCTCGTCCAGGGGGGAACCGATGGAGGTGAATTCGATCTCCGATTCCTGCAGACCGCTGAGGCCGCCCGGTGACTGACCGGGCTGAGTAGGTTGTCCCGGAAGCGGAGTTCCTCCTGCGGGAACAGGCTGAGGCGGCCACCGTCTTCCGTCTGCAAAGATCAGGCCCCATTTCTCTGAGCGTGTGATGGGATCTTCGTAGAGTCTCCGGATACAGCGGGGTTTCCCGGGCCCGGTTTTCATCAGGTCGTCCAGCTTCAGGGGCTGGCGGCCGTGTCTCTGCATGTGAATGCGAATGGCTTCAACGTACTGGTTGCCCCGGAATATCAGTTCTTCTTCCGCTTCCCGCTGGACGACATGGCTCCATACTTCCGCGGCCGCGGTAAGAGCAATAACCACCAGGGCCGCGACAATCATGCATACGACGAGGGTATATCCCCGTTCACCACTCCGCGTAGGGCGTTCCATCCAGGGCTATGTCTCCTGAAGCGCTGTGGACATCCCAGATGCCGGGAGGGGCAAAATCACCCCCGGCGCTCCAGTCGTCTGCATCTTCCTCTTCCATATAAATGACTTCCCAATCGGTCTGCTCCGTAATGGGGTCGATGGGAATCGCACGGAGGTACCCTTCCGATACCAGGTCCTCAAGTCCCTGGGGGTAGGCGGCGTGATCGGCATAGTACTGATCGATGACATTTCTGAGAGTGAAGAGGTTGTGCTTCAATGCGGCTTCCTTGGCACGTATAGGGGCCTGCCGCATGGCGGGAATGGCCATCGCGGCCAGAATCCCGATGATGGTGACGACTACAATAAGTTCAATCAGGGTGAATCCCCTGGTTTTACCATTCATGGTAATAGCTCCCGTCGAGGGCTTTTGACCCGGAAAGAGAATAAACGTCGTAAACATTTTCACCTCCCCAGGAATCGGAGTCGAAATCATCCTGAAGGGACCGCATCCCCCACTCCGCTTCCCCTGTCATGGGATCGACAGGGATGCGTCGCAGGAACTTGTAGGTTTTCATGTTGATTTCTACCCCTTCCACAAGTTTTTCCAGGGTTTCAGGGTATCCTTCCGAACCGATTTCCACGGGGAAGTGGAACTGATCCCACAATTTTTTATATTCATCGATGGCCGTCCGCATCTTTCTAAGCTGGTAGCGGAGTTCGATCTCCTTGTGCCTCTGGATAGAGAACTTTGCGATCGGTACGGCCATGGCGGAGAGAATGGCGATGAGCGCACAGACCATCACCAGTTCCGCAAGGGAATATCCCCTACGGAACCGTAATGCCGCTTGCAGAGATCGGCCACAGCATATCTTTGGCATCCCTGCTGCCTCCTTTTTCGATGCGGAGGGTCTTTGGACCCTCACCCGTTGTCGTGAAATGAATTTTGACCAGATTCCCGTCATTCGGTGGGGGCTGAGGCAGGAGAACATCCAGTCGAATCTGCTCATCACTGATCGTATTGATCACGGCTTCGGCGGCTCCGATCCCTTCGACGCTTTCATAGCGCAGGGGACCGTTGATGTCCAGGAGGATGGATGCCAGTCGCTGTTCCGCGGGGTAGCGTCCCTGCAGAACGAAGGTGACGGCATCTTCTACCTGCTCCTGTTCCCGGGCGAGAAGGA from Thermoanaerobaculia bacterium includes:
- a CDS encoding type II secretion system protein, with translation MPKICCGRSLQAALRFRRGYSLAELVMVCALIAILSAMAVPIAKFSIQRHKEIELRYQLRKMRTAIDEYKKLWDQFHFPVEIGSEGYPETLEKLVEGVEINMKTYKFLRRIPVDPMTGEAEWGMRSLQDDFDSDSWGGENVYDVYSLSGSKALDGSYYHEW
- a CDS encoding type II secretion system protein, with amino-acid sequence MERPTRSGERGYTLVVCMIVAALVVIALTAAAEVWSHVVQREAEEELIFRGNQYVEAIRIHMQRHGRQPLKLDDLMKTGPGKPRCIRRLYEDPITRSEKWGLIFADGRRWPPQPVPAGGTPLPGQPTQPGQSPGGLSGLQESEIEFTSIGSPLDEGSAAPAGPIVGVFSTSRDESIREYNGRRHYNEWEFSLLQQGQQGGVGQAPGGGRPMPGQGGGNPPGTGGGGSGGIETKP
- a CDS encoding prepilin-type N-terminal cleavage/methylation domain-containing protein — protein: MNGKTRGFTLIELIVVVTIIGILAAMAIPAMRQAPIRAKEAALKHNLFTLRNVIDQYYADHAAYPQGLEDLVSEGYLRAIPIDPITEQTDWEVIYMEEEDADDWSAGGDFAPPGIWDVHSASGDIALDGTPYAEW